The nucleotide sequence ATTACTTTCTCCACTTAAAACATGAACCTCTGTGCTACGTGTTCCTGTATTCTGCTTTTTTATAGCAACTACATCAGGCCGACATCTTCCTCCTCTGATATTTAATAAAAACTTGAAATCTTCATAGGCATTCCTTAAAGGAACCTGCCTTTGATACAAATATGAATTAAAATTATCTCTTCCATTAAGAATATGAATTTCCGCCTGGGTTGATCCATTTGCCCTTCTTGTGGCTATTGCATACAAGTCATTAAATCCATCATTATTATAATCTCCTACTAAAAAATGCCAGTCATCATTAGTTTCACGATGAATAGTAGCCCTTTGCAGCAAAAAAGATTTAAATCGTGTCCTTCCATCTAAGACATGAACTTCTGTCCTACCTGAGCCATTTCTCCTAGCTATTGCATATAAATCAAGAATACCGTCCCTGTTATAATCTCCTACTTGAAAATCCCACCCGTCTGTTTCACGAAGAATGGTAACTTCTTGCAAATTGAACCTTCGAAAATTAGATGCTCCATCCATAATATGGAGATCAGTTCTCCCGGAACCAGTTTTATGATTAACAGCCCAAATATCCACTTTGCCGTCATTATTATAGTCCCCACTCGCAAACTTCCAACCTTCACCGGTTTCACGGAGAACAGTTCCTTGTTGTCTAATAAAGCCATTTATGTTAATACTGTTAGTTGTTGCTTGCTGCCAGTACCATCTTCCATCCAATCCGGTATACCGATATTCAGCCATTACTGCATACGTACCATAATTAGACTGTAAGCTAGGCATCGACATATTTATATAAACCACAAACTCTCTCGTCTGTTTCGAATGAACATCTTTATTACTTTCAACTGAAATTTGAATATTGTGATCCATAGGGTTTATTATTTGACCGTTCCTAGAAAGCCAAAACCTGAAACTTCTGTCTTCCAGAACCCCACCATCATTTCTAAAAGTTGCCATTAATTCCACCGGGCCTGAACACACTACCTGATGACCATCTCTGGAATTATTATAAAAAAGAGAGGCTTGATTAGGAAGTGTTAATTGCTGAGCAGAAATTT is from Cytophagaceae bacterium ABcell3 and encodes:
- a CDS encoding T9SS type A sorting domain-containing protein codes for the protein MENLYNQCYLKVLAFIFLSVFFSGVEISAQQLTLPNQASLFYNNSRDGHQVVCSGPVELMATFRNDGGVLEDRSFRFWLSRNGQIINPMDHNIQISVESNKDVHSKQTREFVVYINMSMPSLQSNYGTYAVMAEYRYTGLDGRWYWQQATTNSININGFIRQQGTVLRETGEGWKFASGDYNNDGKVDIWAVNHKTGSGRTDLHIMDGASNFRRFNLQEVTILRETDGWDFQVGDYNRDGILDLYAIARRNGSGRTEVHVLDGRTRFKSFLLQRATIHRETNDDWHFLVGDYNNDGFNDLYAIATRRANGSTQAEIHILNGRDNFNSYLYQRQVPLRNAYEDFKFLLNIRGGRCRPDVVAIKKQNTGTRSTEVHVLSGESNYQGFKRQTGTGMGNRPNSDFVLGNLTADFTKDIIEVKTGRTGTRSTELHGIAGACYLDMRCSRGALTAREAQTEGEEDEENITNIDEGYENAFKLYPNPVQDVLHVMFSGASNSKSQINIYNMSGQKVRSMTLIEENSRIEVADLLGGVYIYEILSETGNKKGKFVKL